Genomic window (Accipiter gentilis chromosome 7, bAccGen1.1, whole genome shotgun sequence):
AGGCGCTGAGCCGGTCCTGCAGCAACGTCAGCTCCTCGGCCAGGCCGGCCGGAGATGGGGCGAAGCGCCCACGCTGCAGGGAGAGGTGGTATCCGGCCAGGGGTGATGTATACAGGGTCGGGGGGGACATGATCAGGGGTGGGATGGACGGGCATGGGGTCAGAATGGATGGACACAGGGTGGGATAGATGGATACGGAGTTGGATGGATGGACACAGGTCAGGATGAATGGACATGGGGTCAGGATGGACAGACATGGGgttgggatggatggatggatggatggatatgGGGTCAGGATGGACAGACATGGGgttgggatggatggatggatatgGGGTCAGGATGGATGGACATGGGTCAGGATGGATGGACACAAGATGGCATGGATAGACACGGGGTCAGGACAGCCACGCACAGACCACCCACACCAGCCTCAACCCACGCCCCCAgctgcaggacacagccagggaaaaAGAAATCCCCGCTGAACCGGGAACCCCTCGGGTTTGGGCCCACCTGGGACCCCCACTACAGTGCAGCCCCACCGTGCCTCAGTTCCCCCTGACTTCACCAGACAGACCCCATCAGGGAGACCCCAAGTCCCGGTGCCGGTGTTACCTGTGCCTCAGGCAGACCCCGCAGGTAGCAGCGCTGCCAGAGCCGGACAGAAGGTCCTGCAgcgcagggcagcagcagccccgggggggcagcagggggccGGCTACCCCCCGGGCTGCCCCCCCACTCGCCAGGGCTCTCTAGGGAGGGGGCCCAACGGGACAGGCGTGGGGGGGGACGGCCGCTCCTCCAGGGAAAGGGTTGGGGTGACAACGTCCCCTTGGTCAGCACGAAGATGTTGCCggcccccagccctggccaggcatCAGTGGGCTGGGAAATGGTGAGGGGAAAAATAGGAATTAGGGAAAAAGGGGGTGACAAGCCAGCGGGAGGGGAAAACCCCACAGTTAGGGATGGGGCACGATTTTTGGGGGGCACACAGCACCAGGAAGGGATTTAACATGCAGAACACCCCAAACTGAACAGGTGAGCAGGCAGGTGGGTCTCATACAACACAACCTGGACGCCTGGCTCCCTTCCCAGCAGTGCAGCCCCCCTGCCAAAGCCAAGCCCCGACTCACCCTGCTCGGGGTCTGGGGGTCTGCAGCGTCGGGAGGTCCTAcagtgccagcagcacccaccggGTTCCTGAATTGGGCCCGCTGGTGCCGGCTGTAGCGTAGCCCCCAGTCCCAGACAGTGggcagcctgcaggcagggctacctgtcctgcctgcctgcagcacaccTGGCTGGGGGTCCCGCCAACCATTCACCGGCGTGTAGGTCTGGCTACgaggctggtgctgctgggaggagaagaGATGAAACAGGAGCTTTTGGGGGGGTGTCAATCCCCAACTGGGGAtatggatggggaaactgaggcatggcgCAGCTGGATGCAGCCAGGCGGGATGGGAGAGGATTCACCTCTGTCCCCAAATCCGTCCCTAAACCCCGCTTGCTGGCAAGGGACCCAGGAGCGTGTGCCCCCCCCTCCAAGCTCACCGGGCTGCCTCGTCCCCGCTGCCGCTGGCAGCTGAAGAGGAAGGTGCTGAAGTAAGGGGCAAAGCTGCTGTCATGGAGGGCGAGGAGATAGGCCTCGGTAAAGCCAAAAGCCGCTGGGAACTGCCGCACTAGCTGCCACGTGCAGTCCAGGAACAGCAGGAAAACGGGAGCCTGGGGTGGGACGACACGTGTGCCTGTCACCCACCGAGGACAGGGACGGGGTAGTGGCGGCACAGGGTAGGTTCTTACCTCCTCCCGGGGGCTGTCGTGACGGAGGAGCCCCAGTCGGTGGGGAAAGGGGTGTCCAGCTGCCACCCATTCCCGCTGCACCAGGCTCTGGAAGCCGGGCAGGGTGCGGGTGTGGGGGTCCCCCAGGAGCTGCACCAGCGAGGCCAGCAGGCAGTTTAGGTCCCGGTCTGATGGCTCTGGGAGGGGGGATGAGGCATTGAGGGGGTGTCCCCAGTGTGTCACggcccctcccccccaaaacgtACCCTCCTGCTTTTCCCCTCCTGGTGCTACCTTGCAGGAGGACAGAGCAGCGTCTCCCCGCCAGCAGCGATGCCACCTCAACAGCTTTTCTCAAGCAGGTGCTGGGGGCAAAAGGTGGGAGCGGGGTCAGGGCACCCCAAAATGCCACAGTCACCTGTCTGGGGGTCTGCAGCCCACCCTGGGATGCTCACGATGATGGTGGGGGGATGACCATACACCTGCTGCAACACCCCCATCACAGAGGCGGGCCATGGTGGGGACCCACCCCCCCATAACAGGGGTAGTTTTAGGGTGAGGTTTTCCTCCACCaccccacaccccaaaaaaaGCCCCCCTCCCAGCACCGCCCACTCACCGGACATGGTCCAGCCAGCGTGTCCCCTCCAAGGCTGAGAGCCACTTCTCTTCCGCTGCTGCACCTGGCTCACATGGGCAAAGGATGGGGAGGGTCAGCGGAGAAGGACCCTCGGGGTGGGACTGGGGGGTCCCCCACTGGATCCCTCCCCCCATCCTAGTCCCTGCTCACCTGGCAGGCAGAGCGCCCGCAGCTTGAGGTGGGCGACCTGGATGTCGGTGAGGGTGGGCAGCTCAGCAGTGTCGGCCAGCACACAAGGCCCACGGccccccagcagcagagcctcCAGGCacctgggtggggggcagagggaccCCCAGGTGGGGCTGCGTTGGGGAAACACCCCCggatacacacacaccccccccaccccccccccccgggagcccCAGGAGGACTCACCTCACATCCTCACTGCCTGGCTCAGAGGCTGCGTGGAAGCCGGCAGCTCTCAGCAGGTCTCCGCCGCCTGGGTGGTGCCAGCACAGGCGCTGCGGGCAAGACAgggtgacacccccccacacatCACCCCCCCATCCCCTATCCCCTTGCCTCCCCCCCAGCACTCTCCCAGGGCACTCACAGGCACCCGGTGCTCCTCAAAGTGGGCGAAGGTCCGCTTGAGGTCGTGGTCCAGGAGCCCGCTGGGCACCCACAGGTACTGGGGGAGGctgtgggcggggggggggggggggcatggggcagGTGCCCCCTCCCCAGTACCCCCCAAATCCCAGGGTGCCATTTCGAGTGGCTTACGGGGTGTTTTCCCAAACAGAGGGGAGGCTTTTCTCCCCCGTCCCTACAccaccctccctgctcccctctggGTCGCGGTGGTTCATgctgtgctccccccccccccttcccccccagtatggggtgctggggggcccaTGGGCCATACCTGGGGGCCATGTCGAAGCGCTCGTTGACGGCGCTCACCCTCCAGCCCACGGCACCCAGGcgcttcagctccttctcccagtCACGCAGGCTCTCAAAGAGCAGCGTGGCAGCCGagccttcctcctcatcctcatcctcatcctccaaAGGGGCTTCAGCTGGGCAGCACCAGCCATCGTGCCCCTCGCCAGCATCCCCCAGCCATGCAGCTGCCTCCCGCGCTTGGGCGATGGCATTGGCGACCTGCAGAGAGGAGCCAGCACCGGGCATGAGCTCCCCCCTCCAAAGCCATGGAGCACCCCAGAACTAGGTACAAACCCTCCCTGTGTCCCCCGTAACTGCCAGGCCCCCCAGCTCACCCGAAATGCCTGCAGAGCCAACCCGTTCTCCTGGAAGTGGAAGCGGAGCAGGCGGAAATCCCGGCAGAAAACGGCCAACTCCTCCGGGATGAACTTGAGGGTGGAGGCGGCCGTCAGCACCTTGGGTTTGGTGAAGCTGCTGGCTGCGGCAGGCGTTGAGGGGGTGGCCGTCAGCGCTGGCTGAGACCTGCCCAACTCATCACACGGGGGCTCGGGGTTGTCACTTTTACCTGCCACCAGCTTGCGGATGCAGGGCAGCGCCACGTCGTACTCGCTGTGGAGGAAGGCACGGGAGCCGGGAGCCTGTGGGAGACGGGCGGAGAGCTGGAAGCTGCCcccagtgtgtgtccccccccagccctgggaaagGCAGTGGGGCTGGATCTGGGACCCCGCTGCCTTTGCCCGGCTGGCGCTGGGCCCCATGGCTGCCCCTTGTCCCCCACGGCGTCCTGCAGTGAGGAGTTCCCCGGGTGAATGCAGGCAGTCTGCAGCCGATGAGCAAGAGTgaggctgggatggggctgggatgtCACCGGGATGGGGCTGGAGCAGcgatggggctgggctggggccaggATGGGGCCAGGATGCAGCTGCAATGGGATTAGGATGCAGCCgggatggggctggagctgggacgGGGTCAGGATGGAGCTGGGATAGGATGGGGTCGGGATGGGGCTTGGCTGGAATGGGGTCGGGATGAGTATGGGATGGGGTCAGGATGGggctgggccggggccgggaTGCAGCCGCAGTGGGATTAGGATgcagccgggctggggctggggccgggggggggggggggggggggggggggggggaatgcggCGGGCCGGGGCCCCGCGGCCAGTCCCGGTTCCCTGTTCCCGTTCCcgggtcctggtcctggtcccggtcccggtcccaccTGGGCGGGCAGGAAGGCGACGCGCCGGTTGGTGCAGAGCAGCGTCCCGGGGACGGAGCCGTCTCCCTCTCGGCAGCGTTGCCGGGCGCCCGCCGCCTCCTCCAGCACCAGCTCCCCTGCGGGGCACCGGGCGCCGGGTCCGGGGGGGGTCCCAGGAGCGCCCCGACCCACCCTCAAACCCTCCCCTACCCTCCCCCGGGGCGGCCCCGGAGCATCCCGGCACCTGCCCTACCTGGGAGGCCGGGGAAGGCCGGCCGGCGGCCGCCCGGTGCCCCGCTCATGGCGGAGGGACTTTGACCGGGCGGGCCcggaccggcggcggcggcggcaggagccgGAACGGAGAAACCCTGGAGCCCCGAGCAacaccgcccgccccgccccgcccgggccggCCCCCGGGCCCGGCATcccggcccccccaccccgggcccggcggggcggagcggcaGCAGGCAGGATGGCCGCACTGCCCGCACCCTGCCTGCCCTCCgccccggcggcagcccccctccccccgtcTCACACACACGCCCCCCGGTTAGCGGGGAGAGCCCGGGGGCACGGGCAGGAGCTCCGTTGCCGGATGGGGGGTGCGCGGCATCAGGCACCCCATAAAGGATGGGCATTGCTGGATGGGGACCTATAGCTCCAGGGACCCCGTAAGGGATGGGCGGTGCTGGGACGGGGGCATCCAGCCGCAGGCCCCCATAAGGAACGGTTGGTGTTGGAGGGGGACCTATAGCTGTAGGGACCCCGTAAGGGCTGGATGGCGCTGGAGGGGGTGCACATAACTCCAGACACCCGGTAGATGCTTGGCCAGCCAAGGGTCATGCAGTGCGGGCgtacccccaaaaccccagcccATCCCCTCGCCTTTCTGCTGGCTGACACGGGGGCCCCGCACAGCCCCACGGCCTCTCCTCCGGACACGGCTCTGCCGGGGAAGAACGAGCTGCTCCGTGACTCATCGCCAAAGCACGGCCTTCGCCTCCCAACCCCGGAAAAACCAGCACGCTGCCGGTACCCGTGCCAAGTCGGCCTGGCTCCCGCCAGCACCAACCTCGTCGAGGCGGCCCAGGGCCCTGGGGCCCTGaccccactgccagcagcaggtgGATGGCGGCCCTGGGGCCACCTTTGCCACCTCCTCACTGCCAAAAAACccctggggagcccaaaactcaAATCCCCTCggctcagctcctcctgctgGGGCAGGACCAGGGCGGCCGAGGCACCGGTGCCAGCACAAGGCAGGATGAACCCTGGCATAAACCAGGCTCAAGAGAAAAACCCAGCACCGTTGGAGCACACACTCCAgctaaaaatcttatttttggcATATTTGCCCCCAGGTTTTGGGGGCGGGTCCAGCTTTGGTGGCTGCAAAGCTCAGGCACCCCAGTTTTCTTCCTGCAGGAAAATCACCCGGTGGAGCATCCTGGGGGAGCTCGGCCAAGTCTTTGGCTCCGGCACCTGGCAGCTAAGAGGAATTTCCTGCAGGGCTTTAACCCAGGACTGCTCTCCAAGGTGAGGGCAGCGTCCACGCCAGCTTGGGGTCAGCCCGGGCCACCCCAAGGGCTGGAGGAAAATTCGCTGGCACAGGCAAGCCTGCACCGACGTGGCACTGGGCATGGTGCAGCCACTCACTGATGCTAGGAGGAAGGAATAACACTGGGAGGTGGAATAGAAAATTCCAATGCAAAGAAATCCCGTGGGAAACTGCTCCCATCTCCCCGCCATACAGGTTTCCAACCAGCCCCCAAATGCCCCAAACGCAGCGGCGTGGGGCGAGGACGTAGCTGCCCTTCCCCACTCGCAGGCCCAGGGCTGGACCGATAGGGCTGTAGCTCTTGACGAACATCATCAGAGTGACTTTTTCCTCTTTCGGAACCCATTTAAAGCTTCAGCATCCAAAACATCTCATGCCAGCAAGCAGATGGATTTTATCTTTATGCTGGGCAAAGTCTTACTTGGGTATTAAATCGCTCAAAGCGTCCCTGAGCGCTGGCCTTCAAATGCAGCTGGGGAAAAGGTTCCTCCAAAATCAGTGAGGATGGATAAAAATGCTGATGGAGGCGAAGGGTggtcatttcttttttaaatgaaagcctgAATTTGATACTGAAATAGAAGGAAATCTTCCCCAAGCCCCAGGAAGGAGGATGGAAAGAGGATGCTCTGctacacagcagagaaaaaaaacctaacttGATGTGGGAGGGGATGAAGGCAGAGAATTTGGGGCACAAAGAGTCAGGGCACTCAGAGCTCATTGGGGCTGAATCCCCGGGGTGAAGTAGAGGAAAGAGGCACGGCTGCTGCCCAGGGCTTAATTAGTTGAATGTTGTTTATTGTCAGTGAATCTATGGTAGCATAAACGAAGGATGCAGTGTACAGCCCGATTGCGACGCGCCATCTAGTGCTGGCTACAGCGGTGCTCACAGGGAGTAAAAAAATCAACAAcctaatatttaattaaaaaaaaaaaacaacaaacgtCTTTTGTGAATAAACAATTGCAGAATTAATTCAGGTCACTTCTTGTAGGATTAGTGATAACCAAAGCATCCCATCAGCCTTCCCCAGGGAGGGGGCCAGGTAACATATATGAAGGTAAATGCTTGTTTGACAAAATAAAATGCTCATTAATAGGTTTTGCCCACCCTTAAAGAAAATCTTTACTGCACCCAGGGCCCGCTGGCAGCAATGTTTCTTCCAACGACACTATTAAGTGCACTTATTTTAAGACCTCAGGATCACGTTGCAGCCGATGGGAGAAAAACCCTCCCAGGGGCAGGTTTGGTGCTTTTTCTTCCACGAAAGATACTTTGGAGTACAAGTTGCTCTCGcttcctactttaaaaaaaataggaaaaatatccAGTCCCATGGCCCCAAAACACTGCATGGGCTGTGGCTTTAGTGTGTTTATGAATAGGACCTGGCGGATGGTAGATATCATCTTCCAATAAATATAATTTGCATTTAACAGtcccttaaaaaagaaaaaaaattagtttcaccataaaggaaacaaaaatgaccTGAAAAAATCCTTCGTGGTTCTGAAGAAATGCAGCCGGTTCGGTGCGACCCAGCTGAGGTTGCAGCTCATGGGGCGCTTGGGGAATAGCCAAAACTCTGCCCTTCATAGCAAAAATACTCTGCAAAGATTTTTCATCCTTGCCTTAAATTCAATTGGTTGGTTCCACCCCCCgctttggattttaaaaaaagctacagatTCTACTAACTGCAATAAAACCTGACAATGCAGGGCACTAAAGACCTTGTAAAATCCCACCACGCTGGGAGCCCTGTGGGTGCCAAGGCTGtccaaccccccaccccacccccaccccccgaccTGGAGAACAACTTTTTGGGGAACAACTTTGCCATTTTCCTCCTTAACCGCAGTGCCGGGGTGGCACACGAGCCTCCTTCTCATTTCCCTTCCAGGTGCCCATGGGATGGGGAGAGGTTGGCAtccccaccctgctgcagccacccGGGCTTACCCAGTGCTCAGAGAGAGACCACACTACACTCAAGCTTTGTTTATAAGAACACAAAGCAAAACTTGCTTtcccacccaaaaaaaaaccctcaggagGAGGAAGTGTGGCAGCATCTCTGGGAATTTGGGATTTGAGATGATCTTCTTCTAGGAGGATGCGTGGACAGCGTACCTGCTGCTGGcattccccattttttttcccccctaagaCAGTATTACACACAACTCCATCACGTTtacaaaattaaagcaaagctCTCCATAACCTCTGCTGTGTGAACAGCCAAGATTTCCTGGTGGTGCTTCATTGCCGGGAAGGAACCTCCCTCCAGAGACTGGGTCCGAAAATCAGTGCCAGGTGGCTTGGCACTGTGGCAGGATGGAGTTAACCAAAACAGAGACAAAtccccccccagaaaaaaacaggaatggCTGGTGAAGCGTCAGCttttgccttccctcctcctgcgcCCACGTTCTTTGGTTGGGGGGGCACAGAGCATCCCCCCCCCTCTGATAGCTTTCAGCAGTAGCCAAAGGATactccccaaaccaaaataaagctgCCGTTCTggttacaggaaaaataaatggcagaaaCTGGTATATAAATCAAGTGACCCCCTTATAgtgagggttttgtttgtttttctaaacattttgGCTTAATATTTGGGGTGAACCAAGAGACTGCTGCAGAGTAACCGGGGTGAGAGCCTGCGGGGCTTAACCAGTGCTTTATATTCTCACCCCTGGGTTAAAGTACGTCAGATTTACTGCAATTTAAGGGAAAGACTTGCTATCTGGCATTTGCTCTGAGAACCAGGAACCAGTGCTGACCCTCGGTTACATCAATTGTATATTAAAGGCGGCCTCTCGCATCATGCAGCTGGGCAAGGCTTATCTATGCTCAGTGATTTAATAAAACCAAAGAGAACAACTGAAATCTGAGTTAAACCATCACTGGGATATTTACAATCCACACACAAGCAGCTTCGATGGCTGGACCCAAACCATTAGGACCACGCTTAATGAACCCGCACAGCCGCCTCCTCTAGAAAAGGCCTTAATTTGTGGGTTTTTAGATACACATTAAAGTGGTAAAACTTGTACGTTAGAACCAAGCCTTAGGGTATTTGTGAGAATAAGGCTTCAGGTGATTCTCCAGTGTTAAGTACACTTTCACCTCCTCTGCCCGGTCCTCTCGTCCCTTCTCACCAGGAAGGGCAGCGGGCAGGATCAGCATGGGAAGGGATTGCATAGTTTGGtgccttctgaaaaacaaacaaaaaaaataatgagggAATGTTGTAAAGTTTCAAATTATCGGTAtaattcatgtttattttcatgTGGTAAAACGCTGAACCTCACTCTATACAGGATCGAGTCTGGTTTGGGAGCtgtagttacaaaaaaaaaatctgtgcaaacaTCGCAGTGCTAAAGTTAAACCCACCCTGCAAGACGTGAACGGGAGCGTACAGTTCATCCTACGCCGCAGGGGCTGGGACTGGGGGAGAAGGGAACGTAGTGGACCACATTGAGTGCGTAAATTAGttacaggtttgttttttcttaacgTTTCGCTCTATGGCCCTATTatcaaaaatatcttttaatattCCTCAGCCTAAGGTCAGTTACGTGGCTCAGCAAAATGGAGCCGAGTTAATTCGATTCAGCAGAACAGAGGTAGTACAGAAGTAGCTTGCTCAAGTAGAAAGAGTTATCGCGGGTGTGTGTGTCCACGTATGGCTGCAAACGCCTGGCAGCCCACTGCGGATTTACCTCCCGGTGCTGCGGGATGCTCTTTGTCCTCTCTACTTCCCCACGCCGATGGTTATTGCTGGGTGGAGACACCGACCTTGTTTCTTGTCTCAATTCTTACTAAGTCGGGTCAACCGTACCGCGAACAGAATGGTTTTGCACAGtacttctgcaggaaaaaaacctcaaaaccactCAAGCACTGTGACCACCCCTctgtctccctcccaccccaagaaaaaaaagagtttaaaaataacattttaaaaccagaGTTGAGCCCATTGGAAGGGCAGAGCCCCAAGCCCGCTGCTAAGACATGGTCGGAGACATCCAATGGGGCTGGGCTTGGACACGttcaactgcaaaaaaacccaaaacccaataACATCCAATTCCAACTAAGTTTCACTCAGTAccagcaaaaagaaatataaaataagaactgttaaaaaaatctcaattaaAAGGTTTGTGATGTTCAAACTGAAATCGCTGGGGCATTTTCGCTCAATTCTGGGCAGTTAGTGCTGTCAGAGTCCAGCTGGCAGGACCCGGCAGGGCGCTGCTCCCTGTTTGCCTTCTCCAAAAGCTTTGGTCTGGTTTATTGAATCGTTTTGAAGAACCCCCCCTTGCACCCTGTGCTCCAACCTGAGCACACCCTCTGCTAATCCTAGTCACCCCTTGCCAGAAGAAGCCTCTTGAAAAGCATCCTCCTCCCTCTTGCAGGGTCTCTGGGAGGGGGGAGCTGGTTTTTCTCACCCCCTATCCCTCCCACCACCCTCCTGCATCACCTCCATCACACCAACCAAATCTCATTTCTCAGCCCATCCAGCCAAATACCCGCTCCCTCCTTCCACAGACAGGGAGAggagcagtgggggggggggtggggggggttaaaaaaaattatatatatatattattgcaTTCCCCATCTTTCATGGGTCCCAAGATCAGCGCCAGGGCAGGGCGCTCAGAACCTGTGCACTAGAGCCTCCCGCTCCTTGCGTTTCAGCTCCTCTTTGTAACAGCACGAGCAGAAATTCCCAGTTTCTGGATGTCCGTAAAAACTGCAGTTTGGCTGCTTGCATTTGGTCTGCTGAACATTATAAAGAACTcggcttttatttttgtctgccGGCATTCCTTTCTGTGAGCTTTCCTGGTCGAGGTATTCCCTGTAGCCGTTGCTGTGCGGGGGGAGGCAGGTTGAGCCATCGCACTCTGATGGGTAGGTGGGATGGATGTCCATGTCCGTGGGGGAGAATCTCCCCAGGTGGGAAGGGCTGGTTTGGTAGGGATTCGGCCGTGCCTGGGTACAATGTCTGGGTAAGGTAGCATAGGGAGGAAGGCTGCTGCAGGACCCCCCGGCTACCTGCCTCCTGCTGTCTTGATGGCTGGGGGGGTGCGACCCTTCCATGCTGTTCAGCATGGAGGGTCTGGGAAAGGTGAAAACACCTGAATATCCAGAGGGAAAAGCTGTTATTTTAGTGCCTATGGCCAGGTCTGGGGTCTGGATGGTGTatgcggggggaggctgggggtaAGCAGGGGTGAGCATCGCTTCCTCACCCTTGTG
Coding sequences:
- the MTMR11 gene encoding myotubularin-related protein 11 isoform X1, which gives rise to MSGAPGGRRPAFPGLPGELVLEEAAGARQRCREGDGSVPGTLLCTNRRVAFLPAQAPGSRAFLHSEYDVALPCIRKLVAGKSDNPEPPCDELGRSQPALTATPSTPAAASSFTKPKVLTAASTLKFIPEELAVFCRDFRLLRFHFQENGLALQAFRVANAIAQAREAAAWLGDAGEGHDGWCCPAEAPLEDEDEDEEEGSAATLLFESLRDWEKELKRLGAVGWRVSAVNERFDMAPSLPQYLWVPSGLLDHDLKRTFAHFEEHRVPRLCWHHPGGGDLLRAAGFHAASEPGSEDVRCLEALLLGGRGPCVLADTAELPTLTDIQVAHLKLRALCLPGAAAEEKWLSALEGTRWLDHVRTCLRKAVEVASLLAGRRCSVLLQEPSDRDLNCLLASLVQLLGDPHTRTLPGFQSLVQREWVAAGHPFPHRLGLLRHDSPREEVRTYPVPPLPRPCPRWVTGTRVVPPQAPVFLLFLDCTWQLVRQFPAAFGFTEAYLLALHDSSFAPYFSTFLFSCQRQRGRGSPQHQPRSQTYTPVNGWRDPQPGVLQAGRTGSPACRLPTVWDWGLRYSRHQRAQFRNPVGAAGTVGPPDAADPQTPSRPTDAWPGLGAGNIFVLTKGTLSPQPFPWRSGRPPPRLSRWAPSLESPGEWGGSPGGSRPPAAPPGLLLPCAAGPSVRLWQRCYLRGLPEAQRGRFAPSPAGLAEELTLLQDRLSAWQPAGPCTEAAGSPLAPSR
- the MTMR11 gene encoding myotubularin-related protein 11 isoform X6, which produces MSGAPGGRRPAFPGLPGELVLEEAAGARQRCREGDGSVPGTLLCTNRRVAFLPAQAPGSRAFLHSEYDVALPCIRKLVAASSFTKPKVLTAASTLKFIPEELAVFCRDFRLLRFHFQENGLALQAFRVANAIAQAREAAAWLGDAGEGHDGWCCPAEAPLEDEDEDEEEGSAATLLFESLRDWEKELKRLGAVGWRVSAVNERFDMAPSLPQYLWVPSGLLDHDLKRTFAHFEEHRVPRLCWHHPGGGDLLRAAGFHAASEPGSEDVRCLEALLLGGRGPCVLADTAELPTLTDIQVAHLKLRALCLPGAAAEEKWLSALEGTRWLDHVRTCLRKAVEVASLLAGRRCSVLLQEPSDRDLNCLLASLVQLLGDPHTRTLPGFQSLVQREWVAAGHPFPHRLGLLRHDSPREEAPVFLLFLDCTWQLVRQFPAAFGFTEAYLLALHDSSFAPYFSTFLFSCQRQRGRGSPHQPRSQTYTPVNGWRDPQPGVLQAGRTGSPACRLPTVWDWGLRYSRHQRAQFRNPVGAAGTVGPPDAADPQTPSRPTDAWPGLGAGNIFVLTKGTLSPQPFPWRSGRPPPRLSRWAPSLESPGEWGGSPGGSRPPAAPPGLLLPCAAGPSVRLWQRCYLRGLPEAQRGRFAPSPAGLAEELTLLQDRLSAWQPAGPCTEAAGSPLAPSR
- the MTMR11 gene encoding myotubularin-related protein 11 isoform X3, producing the protein MSGAPGGRRPAFPGLPGELVLEEAAGARQRCREGDGSVPGTLLCTNRRVAFLPAQAPGSRAFLHSEYDVALPCIRKLVAGKSDNPEPPCDELGRSQPALTATPSTPAAASSFTKPKVLTAASTLKFIPEELAVFCRDFRLLRFHFQENGLALQAFRVANAIAQAREAAAWLGDAGEGHDGWCCPAEAPLEDEDEDEEEGSAATLLFESLRDWEKELKRLGAVGWRVSAVNERFDMAPSLPQYLWVPSGLLDHDLKRTFAHFEEHRVPRLCWHHPGGGDLLRAAGFHAASEPGSEDVRCLEALLLGGRGPCVLADTAELPTLTDIQVAHLKLRALCLPGAAAEEKWLSALEGTRWLDHVRTCLRKAVEVASLLAGRRCSVLLQEPSDRDLNCLLASLVQLLGDPHTRTLPGFQSLVQREWVAAGHPFPHRLGLLRHDSPREEAPVFLLFLDCTWQLVRQFPAAFGFTEAYLLALHDSSFAPYFSTFLFSCQRQRGRGSPQHQPRSQTYTPVNGWRDPQPGVLQAGRTGSPACRLPTVWDWGLRYSRHQRAQFRNPVGAAGTVGPPDAADPQTPSRPTDAWPGLGAGNIFVLTKGTLSPQPFPWRSGRPPPRLSRWAPSLESPGEWGGSPGGSRPPAAPPGLLLPCAAGPSVRLWQRCYLRGLPEAQRGRFAPSPAGLAEELTLLQDRLSAWQPAGPCTEAAGSPLAPSR
- the MTMR11 gene encoding myotubularin-related protein 11 isoform X2; amino-acid sequence: MSGAPGGRRPAFPGLPGELVLEEAAGARQRCREGDGSVPGTLLCTNRRVAFLPAQAPGSRAFLHSEYDVALPCIRKLVAGKSDNPEPPCDELGRSQPALTATPSTPAAASSFTKPKVLTAASTLKFIPEELAVFCRDFRLLRFHFQENGLALQAFRVANAIAQAREAAAWLGDAGEGHDGWCCPAEAPLEDEDEDEEEGSAATLLFESLRDWEKELKRLGAVGWRVSAVNERFDMAPSLPQYLWVPSGLLDHDLKRTFAHFEEHRVPRLCWHHPGGGDLLRAAGFHAASEPGSEDVRCLEALLLGGRGPCVLADTAELPTLTDIQVAHLKLRALCLPGAAAEEKWLSALEGTRWLDHVRTCLRKAVEVASLLAGRRCSVLLQEPSDRDLNCLLASLVQLLGDPHTRTLPGFQSLVQREWVAAGHPFPHRLGLLRHDSPREEVRTYPVPPLPRPCPRWVTGTRVVPPQAPVFLLFLDCTWQLVRQFPAAFGFTEAYLLALHDSSFAPYFSTFLFSCQRQRGRGSPHQPRSQTYTPVNGWRDPQPGVLQAGRTGSPACRLPTVWDWGLRYSRHQRAQFRNPVGAAGTVGPPDAADPQTPSRPTDAWPGLGAGNIFVLTKGTLSPQPFPWRSGRPPPRLSRWAPSLESPGEWGGSPGGSRPPAAPPGLLLPCAAGPSVRLWQRCYLRGLPEAQRGRFAPSPAGLAEELTLLQDRLSAWQPAGPCTEAAGSPLAPSR
- the MTMR11 gene encoding myotubularin-related protein 11 isoform X4, with the protein product MSGAPGGRRPAFPGLPGELVLEEAAGARQRCREGDGSVPGTLLCTNRRVAFLPAQAPGSRAFLHSEYDVALPCIRKLVAASSFTKPKVLTAASTLKFIPEELAVFCRDFRLLRFHFQENGLALQAFRVANAIAQAREAAAWLGDAGEGHDGWCCPAEAPLEDEDEDEEEGSAATLLFESLRDWEKELKRLGAVGWRVSAVNERFDMAPSLPQYLWVPSGLLDHDLKRTFAHFEEHRVPRLCWHHPGGGDLLRAAGFHAASEPGSEDVRCLEALLLGGRGPCVLADTAELPTLTDIQVAHLKLRALCLPGAAAEEKWLSALEGTRWLDHVRTCLRKAVEVASLLAGRRCSVLLQEPSDRDLNCLLASLVQLLGDPHTRTLPGFQSLVQREWVAAGHPFPHRLGLLRHDSPREEVRTYPVPPLPRPCPRWVTGTRVVPPQAPVFLLFLDCTWQLVRQFPAAFGFTEAYLLALHDSSFAPYFSTFLFSCQRQRGRGSPQHQPRSQTYTPVNGWRDPQPGVLQAGRTGSPACRLPTVWDWGLRYSRHQRAQFRNPVGAAGTVGPPDAADPQTPSRPTDAWPGLGAGNIFVLTKGTLSPQPFPWRSGRPPPRLSRWAPSLESPGEWGGSPGGSRPPAAPPGLLLPCAAGPSVRLWQRCYLRGLPEAQRGRFAPSPAGLAEELTLLQDRLSAWQPAGPCTEAAGSPLAPSR